A genomic region of Thermoplasmataceae archaeon contains the following coding sequences:
- a CDS encoding DUF2240 family protein — MDKDTARKLIAIVFSNKKNSERCTKQDFVTFLSFKRSLLKPDVVEKFIVEAVNEGLLYESDKEYTPAFSPAGIIVPLDFSVNVDELFSSSRDKPIVDRLLDAIAASGKLTKKEAIARSKEVTDKIKLINFDLALMAVMSDEDIDLRPFTKEMLETYLKLKN; from the coding sequence GTGGATAAAGATACTGCAAGAAAATTGATAGCTATTGTCTTCTCAAACAAAAAAAATTCGGAAAGGTGCACAAAACAGGATTTCGTTACATTCCTATCATTTAAGCGCTCCCTTTTGAAACCAGACGTCGTAGAGAAATTCATCGTTGAAGCCGTGAATGAAGGACTGCTTTATGAAAGCGACAAGGAATACACACCAGCCTTTAGTCCCGCCGGAATCATAGTACCTCTCGACTTCTCTGTGAATGTGGATGAACTTTTTTCCTCGTCCAGAGACAAGCCTATTGTGGATAGGCTTCTGGACGCCATTGCAGCTTCAGGGAAGCTGACCAAGAAGGAAGCAATAGCCAGAAGCAAGGAAGTCACAGACAAGATAAAGCTGATTAACTTCGACCTGGCATTAATGGCAGTTATGTCTGATGAGGATATTGATCTAAGGCCATTCACAAAGGAAATGCTGGAAACATACCTTAAACTGAAGAATTAG
- a CDS encoding peroxiredoxin, translating into MTLKVGDKAPNFALPDSKLKMRSLSEYSGEKVVLAFFPGAFTSVCTKEMCTFRDSMANLKKLSAKVVGVSVDTPFTLAEFDKRNNLNFDLLSDSTRTVSKQYGGVHEDFVSLKGLSVSKRSIFVLGGDGVIRYVWISEDPGKEPDYKKIQEVLSGIN; encoded by the coding sequence ATGACACTGAAAGTTGGAGATAAGGCTCCGAATTTTGCTTTGCCAGATTCTAAACTGAAAATGAGATCGCTATCTGAATATAGCGGGGAAAAAGTTGTTTTAGCGTTTTTCCCCGGAGCATTTACCAGCGTCTGTACAAAGGAAATGTGTACTTTCAGGGATTCTATGGCAAACTTGAAGAAGCTCAGTGCAAAAGTTGTAGGAGTTAGCGTCGATACACCCTTCACGCTCGCAGAGTTTGACAAGCGGAATAATTTGAACTTCGACCTTCTCAGTGATTCAACAAGAACGGTTTCAAAACAGTATGGTGGAGTACACGAGGATTTCGTTTCACTGAAAGGGCTTTCCGTGTCAAAAAGAAGTATTTTTGTTCTGGGAGGGGACGGGGTCATAAGGTATGTGTGGATAAGCGAGGACCCTGGGAAAGAACCTGACTATAAAAAGATACAAGAAGTACTCTCTGGGATCAACTGA
- a CDS encoding diphthine--ammonia ligase, whose protein sequence is MTKAVALFSGGKDSFLSMQIAQESGYEIISAVTVLPDEYSPMFHFPNASKSALPARFLEVPVAFCMEEKLRETVESYYAKGARAIISGAIASDYQKTRIEQMCTELGMISFTPLWRKSQGKVLLELLERGIRAVIVSVSAEGLTEEDLGKTIDSQYIQHLNNISRKRRINIAGEGGEYETFVYGVPGKPEIDYRNSKKVWEGSCGYLLLSE, encoded by the coding sequence ATGACAAAGGCAGTTGCTCTTTTTTCAGGGGGGAAAGACTCCTTTCTTTCAATGCAGATAGCGCAAGAAAGTGGTTATGAAATTATTTCCGCAGTGACCGTTTTGCCGGACGAATACTCTCCCATGTTTCATTTTCCCAATGCGTCTAAATCGGCGTTGCCGGCCAGGTTTCTTGAAGTGCCTGTGGCATTCTGCATGGAAGAAAAGCTGAGAGAAACCGTAGAATCCTACTATGCAAAGGGAGCCAGGGCTATTATTTCTGGAGCCATCGCCTCAGATTATCAGAAGACAAGGATCGAACAAATGTGCACCGAACTTGGAATGATCTCATTTACGCCATTATGGCGGAAGAGCCAGGGGAAGGTTTTACTTGAGTTATTGGAGAGGGGCATCAGGGCAGTGATTGTTTCAGTGTCTGCCGAGGGTCTCACAGAGGAAGACCTAGGTAAAACAATTGATTCACAGTACATACAGCATCTTAATAACATCTCTCGGAAGAGGAGAATAAATATCGCGGGTGAAGGTGGCGAATATGAGACATTCGTGTACGGTGTCCCTGGGAAACCAGAGATTGACTACAGAAACTCCAAAAAAGTGTGGGAGGGTTCCTGCGGTTATCTCCTACTTAGTGAGTGA
- a CDS encoding 4Fe-4S cluster-binding domain-containing protein, whose amino-acid sequence MTMIMRRMSGGSAYTGSLPLGCQLCAKGGKMVLFVSGICDAKCFYCPLSEPKKMKDVMYADEMPLRNMKDAIYEAKMISATGTGITGGDPLKYYQRTSEYITILKEEFGKTHHIHLYTISGTKTAIDTVAKAGLDEIRFHPPEEIWSFMDRSIFKDRIKWSRDNGMSVGIEVPSLPYRMKETQDLIEFARKMDLDFINLNELEFSETNYENLLGRGYQVKSDYESGANGSQSLAIDMVKKFPDFTVHYCSAAFKDGVQLKNRLKRRAKNVARDIDVVTKDGTIIRGIVEGADTTEMRNKLISLGMDPEEIHVNPTKNRLEVPPWILQDIRNSVEYDIYEIEEYPTWDALEVERVKI is encoded by the coding sequence ATGACGATGATCATGAGAAGGATGAGTGGGGGGTCGGCTTACACAGGGAGTTTACCTCTCGGGTGCCAACTTTGTGCAAAGGGAGGAAAGATGGTGCTCTTTGTTTCCGGTATATGTGACGCTAAGTGTTTTTATTGTCCCCTCTCAGAACCCAAAAAAATGAAGGATGTAATGTATGCCGATGAAATGCCACTCAGAAATATGAAGGACGCAATTTACGAGGCGAAGATGATCAGCGCTACCGGCACCGGAATCACCGGTGGGGATCCTCTCAAATATTATCAACGTACATCTGAGTACATCACAATTCTAAAAGAAGAATTCGGCAAGACACATCACATCCATCTGTATACCATAAGCGGAACTAAAACTGCGATCGATACAGTAGCAAAAGCTGGATTGGACGAAATAAGGTTTCATCCTCCGGAAGAAATATGGTCTTTTATGGATAGGTCCATTTTCAAGGATAGAATAAAATGGTCGAGAGACAATGGCATGAGCGTAGGTATAGAGGTACCCAGTCTTCCTTACAGGATGAAGGAGACTCAAGATCTAATAGAGTTCGCCAGAAAGATGGATCTTGATTTCATAAACCTTAACGAACTGGAGTTCTCGGAGACCAATTACGAAAATCTATTGGGAAGAGGATATCAGGTAAAGAGCGATTATGAATCTGGGGCCAATGGTAGCCAGTCTCTCGCTATAGATATGGTCAAAAAGTTTCCTGATTTTACCGTACATTACTGTTCCGCGGCTTTTAAGGACGGTGTCCAGCTTAAGAATAGACTAAAGAGAAGGGCAAAGAATGTTGCAAGGGATATTGACGTTGTCACAAAGGATGGTACAATAATAAGAGGTATAGTGGAGGGCGCCGACACGACAGAAATGCGTAACAAACTTATCTCTCTTGGCATGGATCCCGAAGAGATTCACGTCAATCCGACAAAAAATAGGTTGGAAGTTCCGCCATGGATACTGCAGGATATTAGAAACTCGGTTGAGTATGATATATACGAGATTGAGGAATACCCTACGTGGGATGCTCTGGAAGTTGAAAGGGTCAAAATCTGA
- a CDS encoding radical SAM protein: MLKSRLFTHTPFFLAHAMTFGCNSRCKSCTYWKNTPRMKEDLTTEEVFNLLDEAYDAGIRGYYMFGGEPLIRRDIGKITDYAKNKGFITVMNTNGSLMEKKAEELKNLDFAFVSVDYYNDYDDVIRGRPGTFKEVMNGIRALKKIGRTKISLVTTISTLNWGSMRKMAEFAKSLGIGISFNSIEQSLDFGQTDVNSTPNFGIGLSKQQLHEFYDTLLKIKREGYPLMETENVLEDYVEGKPWKCHFPKMFVYVTPNKEIYNCDYTFAYDLKKGSLKDYFASQEFRAYAKKSETCNLCVRTCVRGYSYTYNMLPRQIKGLVGEARNLFNTEVNETDQYENAAVEIGSKSRPNQNLH; the protein is encoded by the coding sequence ATGTTAAAATCTAGATTGTTCACACATACCCCATTTTTTCTCGCACATGCGATGACCTTTGGATGCAATTCCAGGTGCAAGAGCTGCACTTACTGGAAAAATACTCCGAGAATGAAGGAGGATCTTACAACCGAGGAAGTTTTTAATCTTCTGGATGAGGCTTATGATGCGGGGATCCGGGGGTATTACATGTTTGGGGGAGAGCCATTAATCAGGAGAGATATAGGTAAAATAACAGATTATGCAAAGAACAAAGGGTTTATCACAGTGATGAATACAAACGGTTCGCTAATGGAAAAGAAAGCAGAAGAGCTGAAAAATCTTGATTTTGCTTTCGTATCAGTGGACTACTATAATGATTATGATGATGTCATCAGGGGCAGGCCTGGAACTTTTAAAGAGGTCATGAATGGAATACGCGCTCTCAAGAAAATTGGCAGGACAAAAATCTCGCTAGTTACAACCATAAGCACACTGAATTGGGGGTCGATGAGGAAAATGGCGGAATTTGCAAAATCGCTCGGAATAGGTATTTCGTTCAATTCGATAGAGCAGTCGCTTGATTTTGGTCAGACAGATGTAAATTCAACACCTAATTTCGGGATCGGCCTGAGTAAGCAACAACTTCATGAGTTCTATGATACTCTGCTCAAAATCAAGAGGGAGGGTTATCCGCTTATGGAAACCGAGAATGTTCTGGAAGACTATGTTGAGGGCAAACCTTGGAAATGCCATTTCCCTAAGATGTTTGTATATGTCACCCCAAACAAGGAAATATACAACTGTGACTACACCTTTGCATATGACCTGAAAAAAGGCTCGCTCAAGGACTATTTTGCCAGCCAGGAATTCCGTGCTTACGCCAAGAAATCCGAAACGTGTAACCTGTGTGTGAGAACATGTGTGCGCGGTTATTCGTACACATACAACATGTTGCCGAGACAAATTAAAGGGCTTGTCGGAGAAGCTAGGAACTTGTTCAACACAGAAGTGAACGAGACTGATCAATACGAGAATGCTGCTGTTGAAATAGGAAGCAAATCGCGACCTAATCAGAACCTGCACTGA